A stretch of DNA from Echeneis naucrates chromosome 3, fEcheNa1.1, whole genome shotgun sequence:
aaaaggggtggggtgggggaaTGGGGCCACCATGGGCCTAATGGGGGGATAAAGTCTCTTTCACCGAGACAGCTTAACACTCAACAGAGTTATACATATCCCATTTTCTGTTATGGCACCAGTATCAAAGCATACCCTGGACATCACGGATGCTTCACCTCAAGCAGGTCAAACAGAGCGAGTAGGCACTGAACCAACAAGTCGAATAGAATAACAActacataaacaaaaaacactattATTACAGATAGATCTTGACTGTCAAATGAGGTATTGTGGATCAAAGCATTTCTGTACATCGTTtcatttttacttgttttttggAATAGTATGGAGAATCATTTAAAGTAAttacaaacaacagcaaaaaaaacaaaaaacaaaaaaaaaaaacaaaaaaaaacaaaaactacgGAAAACTGATCACATGGAATCTAcgtcaaaacaacaaatgacaaTGTCAATATCACAATTTTCTATGAGAAAATTCGAATCTAGAATAGCAATATATTGACAATTATATGTATAAAAACGAAATCCAAAAATATAGcagcaaacagaagaaaagcatTGATTTTAATCCATTACATCTGTTCTCTATTTTTACACATGGGATTTACTTTCTATAGCAGCGGAATAAAGGAGTGTTTATCTCCTACTCTCTATTCTTAATGTAAAATCAGAAACCAAATAAGCAGGGTGCCACacagtcagtctgtcctccatgtGTGGATTTGAAGAATCCTCCTGTTCCAGACGTCATCCTAATCCTGTGTATGAACCTGGACTTAAACTCTAAAGGGGTAAGAGGCACTTCACTGTTGAGCCATCACCCTTTTAGCCACTTTTGCAacttttctccccttggttcTCTTGCCAGCtctccattttttatttttttcatttttaaacgcAAGCCCCCTGGTAACGCAGACCACGTCTTTGTAGTTTGTGCAAAATCATGTCACAGCCTCAATACTTGAAGCTCCATCCCTTTGTCAGAATCCACAAGCAGATTGTGAACTGAGCTGGACAGCCGAAGGAGACTGTTGAGCTTCACAATTGAATCTTAAGGCAGAGATCACCTCACTGCTCAAGCTCAACATCAGTAAGCAAAGCCACAGCTACTTAGCAAACTATGAAATGCAggccaaagaaaataaataatactatttaaaaataaagtattatTTTAGCTCTGTAAAACAACACTTTTATTTCAGCCAAGGCCCTTTGGGTCATGGCTCTGCACACTGAGGTTGAACTGATCCAAATATATGTTGAAGTAAAACTCAGATCTGAGACTTGAATTCGCCGCTGGTACCACGAGTCTCCTGCCCGTTCCGAGCGACTTTCAGTCTTCTTACTATCAGTCAGATAATATGCGGGTGCCGCTCTCACTCCATGAAGACATGACTCCTGCTCAGACCACTGGTCCATTTCGTTTTACAAAGTGTGATTTTGACAGGCCAGCAGTGCCGACCAAAAGTGCTTCTTTCAGAAAATGAAGTTGTAATTGTTTCAGGTTGAATTACAGAGAAAGGAAATGCTGTAGACTGGACTGCCTCCATCCCGCACATGTATATTTGATCTCATCaaactgcagcaaggtgtgttggATAAAATGAATGTCCACACCTGAATGTCAGCAGCCCACAGTCACCAGAGCAGCTCTTATTACACAtggtttcaaaacaaaaaaggtataAGAACAAGTGATGAGGGAGTATATAATAAAGTGACTACACATAAGCAAGCAGGGGTAAATGAATGTCTGCAGTAGaaccacagggccaacatggCACCTGTGACGGGAAGTCTAACACATTCTACAGATAAGAGGAAGACATTACACAAAGCCTCTGGTCATTAGGACATCAACTAAGAACCTACTGTTCAGGACAGTAAACGCTGAGGTTGACCATTGTGACTGAAGATTTCTCCTATCATTGTTTGAGGAAATATGCAGTAAAAGCCAGGCTCCAGCCCAGACTACTCTCAACTGTCTGTCTTCTACGCTTAGGTAgcattcatttaatttcccTCGATGGGTGTGGACACTAGCAGAAAATCAGACTCAGGGTTTGTTTGGCAGTTTGGAGAGGGCGTTCTCTGCAGGTGTAGCATATGGTGGCATGTGAGCGACATGTCAGCCATGATAGGGGCCCATTGGGAGAAAAGGAGGAGCGAGGTGGATCTAGTTCAGAGTAGGACAACCCTCATCACCACCCCCTTTACACAACTGTCCCTCGTTCAGGCGTTTTCAATGCAGCTGTCAGCCCCCTCAGATGTTGATGTCCCTGACATCTGTCGGGGTGGAGGAGAGGTCTACATCCTCTTCCATGCGTTTGGTTTCTgtggtgctgctgtgttgttgaGCCTGTCGCAGGCTGGACTCCAGCAAAGACTCGATCTGTTCCTGACACGACCGAAGGCAGTCCTACAAGCGGGGAATTATCACAGAGTTAAGCCTGCTGCACTGCCAATATTAAGAACCATGCAGTAATCAAACATTATGACCATGACAGATTAAAGATGTGTAAAAATGATCCGACAGCTGACACGAGCAGGAGTGAAGGACTGGAGTCCAGCAGTTTTGCCCACAGATTTAAAATTAAGAACCACCATTCATTTTACAGAGACTGTGTATGTCATACCGGATCACTGCGGATGACCTGCGACAGGAAGTTAGTGAGGTTCTGGGAGGACAAGGAGGCATCTTGGCTCTTCAGGTAGAGACCTTGAACAGCTGCCACCACACTGCCCGCAGCCACCATGGACGGAGGACTGGCAATGAAGttaacatctaaaaaaaaaacaacataatgagATACGAGTTCCTCACTGACTTGACCTGAACCAGATATTGACTCACTACAGCTTTCCATCCAACAGCTACAGTTCCTAAATGTTTacagataaattatttttattaatgttaaTTACCAAAAGGTACAGCAGCAGGCCAAGCAGCTGGCTGGTGAGGACTAACTATGGCCTTACATGTGTAGTATAGACAAGTGTCAAATGGAATGGAATACAGGAAgagaacagtaaaaaaataaataaaataaaataaaaaaaaaaattaaaatcaggtATAGCAGCAGATCAATGAACTATCAGACTTCACTGTCAATTCATGTTCAGGTAGCAGCTGAATGCTCTGCTCAGCCACTTCACGACAGTCCATGTGCGGGTGATTTCTCACCTGTAGCACAGAGCGCTACAAAGGTCTGGGCATGCTTCCTTAGGATTTGCTTGGTGGACGGGTGGACCTTCAGCTTGGACAGGAAGTGCTCGATGAAGTCATGGGGAGTTACGGAAGCCAAGTCCCATTTCAGTTTGTTGAGAACCAGCAGCTCCATTTGCTGTGGATGTAACAGAACAGGGTCAGATACTGCAGGAGGACACTTTGCTCCTGTCCATTCAAATTTCTCTTTGTGTCGTTTGTCTTAATTTTGCACAAATAatctaattaaataaaacttttttttttaattcaaccaTTATCCAACTCCCTTTTCAGACTAGATATGCAATCAGTCAAACTGACTGTTCGTCTTGTCACAGGCTGCACCTCTGCCCTACAGCCACTAGGTGTCACAGTGAGTCAGTGTTTCATTGGCAGCTGCTGAGACCATTCATGAAATCAGAGAGGCCTCCAGTCACCATGGGAAAGTCAGAGGCAGCCATTCAGACCAAGCACTACTGCTACCTCCTTTTTACTTCCACCACACAACCGCTGCACGTAAACTCAGCAGTCTCACTCTACCCAGCAGAGTGACAACGACAATCTGCCTGGAAACACTGTGAACAtgcagtctgctgctgctctacTCTGCGTGTTATGCAACATCCATGTCTGCACAACTCAATTACCAGGAGTTCTCCAGGCTGCACCGAATTGTCCGTGTAGATGCAGAGTTTCTCCGCCGTTAGGGGAACAGTCTCCTTC
This window harbors:
- the ccnd1 gene encoding G1/S-specific cyclin-D1, with amino-acid sequence MEDQLLCCEVDSIRRAYQDVNLLNDRVLHTMLKAEETYLPSPNYFKCVQKDIVPKMRKIVATWMLEVCEEQKCEEEVFPLAMNYLDRFLSVEATRKTRLQLLGATCMFLASKMKETVPLTAEKLCIYTDNSVQPGELLQMELLVLNKLKWDLASVTPHDFIEHFLSKLKVHPSTKQILRKHAQTFVALCATDVNFIASPPSMVAAGSVVAAVQGLYLKSQDASLSSQNLTNFLSQVIRSDPDCLRSCQEQIESLLESSLRQAQQHSSTTETKRMEEDVDLSSTPTDVRDINI